A portion of the Acidobacteriaceae bacterium genome contains these proteins:
- a CDS encoding FAD-dependent oxidoreductase, producing the protein MQKSSQMMPETDVLICGAGVMGLSLALELTQRGMRVAVLEQAQRGERAAGQASWAAAGMLAAEDPHNPPALSELARWSRSLYDAYLQRIEEVSGLQVRYQTDRTIQYLQDGASVELAEQSLNPRELMAALETAVEKTGIDVVRGVQVQRAETLAGSVKVIAGSESFAARQVVFAAGAWFLGEPAVRPRKGQMMRLRLAMDEVHRSAGVYVVPRRFGEQAGTVLVGATVEDAGFDTTVREDELQQLRRRAAQMVPAVADAEIVEAWAGLRPATVDGLPLLGELEPRQFVAGGHFRNGILLAPATAKAMADMLEGKPVVEMLQRFAPSLVVAQRER; encoded by the coding sequence ATGCAGAAGAGTTCGCAGATGATGCCTGAGACGGATGTTTTGATTTGCGGCGCAGGGGTCATGGGGCTATCGCTGGCACTGGAGTTGACGCAGCGCGGGATGCGCGTGGCGGTGCTGGAGCAGGCGCAGAGAGGCGAGAGAGCCGCAGGGCAGGCGTCGTGGGCTGCGGCAGGAATGCTGGCGGCGGAAGACCCGCATAATCCGCCTGCGCTGAGTGAGTTGGCACGCTGGAGCAGGTCGCTGTATGACGCTTATTTGCAGCGAATCGAAGAGGTTTCGGGGCTGCAGGTGAGGTACCAGACGGACCGTACGATTCAGTATCTGCAGGATGGTGCGAGCGTGGAGTTGGCGGAGCAGTCGCTGAATCCGCGAGAGTTGATGGCGGCGTTGGAGACTGCGGTGGAGAAAACAGGCATCGACGTTGTGCGTGGCGTGCAGGTGCAACGTGCGGAGACGCTGGCAGGCTCAGTGAAGGTGATAGCAGGGAGCGAGAGCTTTGCAGCGAGGCAGGTGGTGTTTGCTGCGGGGGCGTGGTTTCTCGGGGAGCCTGCGGTTCGCCCGCGCAAGGGGCAGATGATGCGCTTGCGGCTGGCGATGGACGAGGTCCACCGCAGCGCCGGGGTGTATGTAGTGCCGCGGCGTTTTGGGGAGCAGGCAGGGACTGTGCTGGTTGGTGCGACGGTGGAGGATGCGGGCTTCGATACGACGGTGCGCGAGGACGAGTTGCAGCAGTTGCGACGACGCGCAGCGCAGATGGTGCCTGCGGTGGCAGACGCGGAGATTGTGGAGGCGTGGGCAGGGTTGCGTCCGGCGACGGTGGATGGGCTGCCTTTGCTGGGGGAGTTGGAGCCACGGCAGTTTGTCGCGGGCGGGCATTTTCGGAACGGCATTCTGCTGGCGCCTGCAACGGCTAAAGCGATGGCGGATATGCTGGAAGGCAAGCCTGTGGTGGAGATGCTGCAGCGTTTTGCGCCGAGTCTG